From the genome of Vicia villosa cultivar HV-30 ecotype Madison, WI linkage group LG2, Vvil1.0, whole genome shotgun sequence, one region includes:
- the LOC131651553 gene encoding uncharacterized mitochondrial protein AtMg00810-like has protein sequence MSDLGKLSYFLGMEFQVSKQGMVLHQRKYVKEILKRFKMEDLNPASSHVEPNVKLEKNGEEDKVDAILFKQIIGSLRYVCNNRPDIGFGVGLVSRYMSEPRVSHMNAARRILRYLKGSINCGILFRQDSEGKEAIVNCFPNADWCGDKEDQ, from the coding sequence ATGTCGGATTTGGGAAAACTGTCTTATTTCCTAGGCATGGAATTTCAAGTGTCGAAGCAAGGTATGGTGTTACATCAAAGAAAGTATGTCAAAGAGATTCTCAAGAGATTCAAAATGGAAGATTTGAATCCCGCCTCTTCACACGTCGAACCAAATGTGAAGTTGGAGAAGAATGGAGAGGAAGACAAAGTTGATGCAATTTTGTTCAAACAAATTATTGGATCTCTGAGGTATGTGTGCAACAATCGACCTGATATAGGTTTTGGTGTCGGATTAGTAAGCAGATATATGAGTGAACCAAGGGTGTCACATATGAATGCTGCAAGAAGAATCCTGAGATATTTGAAAGGATCAATAAACTGTGGAATACTATTTCGACAAGATTCTGAAGGAAAGGAAGCAATAGTAAATTGTTTTCCAAatgctgattggtgtggagataaggaagatcaATGA
- the LOC131654175 gene encoding uncharacterized protein LOC131654175, giving the protein MDESVFGIEFKSHITIDDLQEIFDQDQLGVSNMQSYIRLLYDRVLRGTALSNRFRFVSSAHCSGMEIVSDPESVRQRLVDRFMSTGNTECLHLWAYNTRPVGAHWLLLAINPIREVVYYLNSVKGEWTNYPAMKEIVDLSIQVFRSQRDAQVSRTKSNNITWIEVQCPIQRNSSDCGYFVLRFMKEIIQANQLEIPPTYLDEFRAAGYSKLKLEEIKEELCQFYIKQFFMQI; this is encoded by the exons atggatgaaagtgtcttcggtattgagttcaagtcacatattacaattgacgacttgcaagagatttttgaccaggatcaactaggcgtcagtaatatgcaatcatacatccg gttgttgtatgacagagtgttgcgcgggactgcattgtctaacagattccggttcgtgtcttccgcccattgcagcggaatggaaattgtttcggatccggaatctgttagacagcgcttagtcgatagattcatgtccaccggcaatacagaatgtctgcatctttgggcgtataatacccgaccagtagg agcacactggttgctgcttgctatcaacccgataagggaagtcgtgtattatctgaattcggtaaagggtgaatggaccaattatccggccatgaaggaaatcgttgattt atcaatacaagtattccgtagtcaacgggacgcacaggtatcccggactaaatcaaacaacatcacctggatcgaagtgcag tgtccgatacagcgtaacagttcagactgcggatactttgtattgaggtttatgaaagaaatcattcaggcgaatcaattagagattcctcccacg taccttgacgaattccgtgctgctgggtactcgaagctaaagttagaagaaatcaaagaggaattgtgtcaattttatattaagcaatttttcatgcagatttga
- the LOC131648441 gene encoding protein FAR1-RELATED SEQUENCE 5-like: MEMSDDRVDLASASKSLDVVENMSEEWIPICEDESKPIIGKIFDSLEEGEKFYKMYAHSVGFSVRNSSQTKYKNGLKWKYFLCSKEGFKVEKPVTLHGLVISEDSLPRVRKRKLTREGCNAKIAFRRTIDGRYEVAKFYEGHTHALVTPRKKQLLRSARSVNNAHKKLLFSCNKANVGTSKVYQLLKEQVGGYENIGCTQRDFQNNSRDLKELIKDSDAHMFIDNFRRKHEMNHSFFYDYAVDDEGRLKYVFWADGICRKNYSLFGDVISFDTTYSTNKYCMIFAPFTGVNHHRQSVTFGAAFLADEKVDSFVWLFESFLKAMGGHKPTMIITDQDPAMKIAIEKVFNGSSHRFCMWHILKKVSEKVGVSLNVNIDFNNRLKSCVWNSETPEEFESKWKSIISDFKLEENGWLSQMFDIRSMWIPAYFKDIFMAGILRTTSRSESENSFFGNYLNKNLSLVEFWMRFDSAIEAQRHKELLADNDTLHSFPELKLQMDLEKHGREVYTHENFYIFQRELWSACVDCGIEEKKEKGENSLFFIIDNIVVNGNKLSKCREVVYQLSNHIAHCSCKLFESEGMPCRHILFILKGKGLNKIPSHYVVNRWTKLATSRSIFDSDENVFEESSKFESESKLISNAWAQFFKCMHMAGTSKEKLLLIINDGASTESKLGKMKNDIAPTTLDELEVFIGSNVPKEIDIFPPEHSNTKGCGKRIKGGKEKAMEQQKKRTRFCKACKQYVYHDSRNCPTKSS; this comes from the coding sequence ATGGAAATGAGTGATGATAGAGTTGATTTAGCATCGGCATCAAAAAGTTTAGATGTTGTAGAGAACATGTCAGAAGAGTGGATTCCTATATGTGAAGATGAATCCAAACCTATAATCGGTAAGATATTTGATTCTTTAGAAGAAGGAGAGAAATTTTATAAAATGTATGCACATTCTGTTGGATTTAGTGTGCGTAATTCATCTCAAACAAAGTATAAAAATGGGCTGAAATGGAAGTACTTTTTATGCTCAAAAGAAGGTTTTAAAGTAGAAAAACCGGTAACCTTGCATGGATTGGTTATTAGTGAAGATAGTTTGCCTAGagtgagaaaaagaaaattgacaAGGGAAGGATGCAATGCAAAAATTGCTTTTAGGAGGACAATAGATGGTAGATATGAAGTTGCAAAATTTTATGAAGGTCATACACATGCATTAGTCACACCTAGAAAGAAACAGCTCCTAAGATCAGCAAGGAGTGTTAACAATGCTCACAAGAAACTATTATTTTCTTGTAACAAAGCTAATGTGGGAACTTCCAAAGTTTATCAATTATTGAAAGAGCAAGTTGGGGGTTATGAAAATATAGGATGTACACAAAGAgattttcaaaacaattcaaGAGATTTGAAAGAACTGATCAAAGACTCAGATGCACATATGTTTATTGATAATTTTAGAAGAAAACACGAGATGAACCATTCATTTTTCTATGACTATGCGGTTGATGATGAAGGTAGGCTGAAATATGTATTTTGGGCTGATGGTATTTGTCGAAAAAATTACTCTTTATTTGGAGATGTGATTTCATTTGACACAACATACAGTACAAACAAGTATTGTATGATTTTTGCACCATTTACAGGTGTAAATCATCATCGTCAAAGTGTAACCTTTGGAGCTGCATTCTTAGCCGATGAAAAAGTCGATTCATTTGTGTGGTTGTTTGAGTCATTTTTGAAAGCAATGGGAGGGCACAAACCTACTATGATCATAACAGATCAAGATCCAGCTATGAAGATTGCAATAGAGAAGGTATTCAATGGCTCTTCACATAGATTTTGCATGTggcatattttaaaaaaagtttcagAAAAGGTAGGCGTTTCCTTAAATGTCAACATTGATTTTAATAATCGTCTTAAGTCATGTGTTTGGAATTCAGAGACTCCTGAAGAATTTGAATCAAAATGGAAGAGTATTATTAGTGATTTTAAATTAGAGGAGAATGGTTGGCTTTCTCAAATGTTTGATATTAGAAGTATGTGGATACCAGCTTATTTTAAAGATATATTTATGGCGGGAATTTTGAGAACAACCTCAAGATCAGAGAGTGAAAATTCATTCTTTGGAAATTACTTGAACAAAAATCTTAGTTTGGTGGAATTTTGGATGCGATTTGATTCTGCAATAGAAGCACAAAGGCATAAGGAACTTCTTGCAGATAATGACACACTTCATTCTTTTCCAGAATTGAAGTTGCAAATGGATTTAGAGAAGCATGGTAGAGAGGTATATACTCATGAAAACTTTTACATATTTCAAAGAGAATTGTGGAGTGCATGCGTAGATTGTGGaatagaagaaaagaaagagaaaggtgagaattcattattttttataatagatAACATTGTGGTAAATGGAAACAAATTGAGCAAATGTAGAGAGGTTGTGTATCAACTTTCAAATCATATTGCACATTGTTCATGTAAATTGTTTGAGTCTGAAGGTATGCCCTGTCGACATATTCTTTTTATATTGAAGGGAAAAGGGTTGAATAAAATACCAAGTCATTATGTTGTTAATAGATGGACAAAGTTAGCAACAAGTAGATCCATTTTTGATTCCGATGAAAATGTGTTCGAGGAGTCTTCTAAATTTGAAAGTGAAAGTAAGTTAATCTCAAATGCATGGGCACAATTTTTTAAATGCATGCATATGGCTGGTACAAGTAAGGAGAAGCTGCTCCTCATTATAAATGATGGTGCTAGTACTGAATCAAAATTGGGTAAGATGAAGAATGATATTGCACCAACAACCTTAGATGAATTAGAGGTTTTCATCGGTTCCAATGTACCAAAAGAAATTGATATTTTTCCACCCGAGCATTCAAATACCAAAGGATGTGGAAAACGAATTAAAGggggaaaagagaaagcaatggaacagcAAAAAAAGCGAACAAGATTTTGTAAAGCTTGTAAGCAATACGTGTATCATGATAGTCGTAATTGTCCCACAAAATCTTCATAA
- the LOC131648442 gene encoding protein IQ-domain 26-like, whose product MGKATRWLKGLFGMKKEKEHSNKSGPLFLGKKEKKHINKSGPLFLDRKEKKQSCKDHQNHISQTSVQGFDSARYSLAEKQNEYNKKAIFSRSLSHGSSRGSLFFGSREWRAAVKIQSFFRGFLARKALRALRGLVKIQALVRGFLVRKRVVATLHSIQALMRAQAVVRSRRARRSFDKENARPKHIHRRKHLQMFDETRNVQHDHKWLHNSGSSRFDPNRVILAIDPHRSSSRSSMSEYRDVMHHHYYETTSSSLPSHLSRRISLHECQHSHDFDSCFNNVNDEHKVFTAHSTPRLSNSSQANTPLAKSVSEETSMFLPYSNCPNYMANTQSSKARVVRSRSAPKQRSEVKKRVPLEEIMATRNSLSSVRMHW is encoded by the exons ATGGGAAAAGCTACAAGATGGTTGAAGGGTTTGtttggaatgaagaaggagaaaGAACACAGTAACAAATCAGGTCCATTGTTTTTAGGCAAGAAGGAGAAAAAACACATTAACAAATCAGGTCCATTGTTTCTAGATAGGAAGGAGAAGAAACAATCATGTAAGGATCATCAAAATCACATTAGTCAAACAAGTGTTCAAGGTTTTGATAGTGCTAGGTACAGTCTTGCTGAAAAACAGAATGAGTACAATAAAAAAGCAATTTTTTCAAGGTCTTTAAGCCATGGCAGTAGTAGAGGTTCATTGTTTTTTGGTAGCAGGGAGTGGAGGGCTGCTGtaaagattcaatcttttttcAGAGGCTTTTTG GCGCGAAAAGCTCTTCGAGCACTAAGAGGATTGGTTAAGATACAAGCTCTTGTTAGAGGCTTCCTTGTTAGGAAAAGAGTTGTTGCAACTCTTCATAGTATTCAAGCTCTTATGAGAGCTCAAGCCGTTGTCCGGTCACGAAGAGCGCGTAGATCCTTTGATAAGGAGAATGCGCGTCCGAAACATATCCATAGACGAAAACATTTG CAAATGTTTGATGAAACTCGAAATGTACAACATGATCATAAATGGCTGCACAATTCTGGCTCAAGTAGATTTGATCCAAACCGGGTAATCCTCGCGATTGATCCTCACAGGTCTAGTTCAAGATCTTCAATGTCCGAATATAGAGACGTTATGCATCATCACTACTACGAAACAACATCATCCTCTCTTCCAAGTCACCTTTCGCGTAGAATTTCACTTCACGAATGCCAACATTCTCATGATTTTGATTCGTGCTTCAATAATGTTAACGACGAGCATAAAGTCTTTACGGCTCATAGCACTCCTCGGTTATCAAACTCTTCCCAAGCTAATACTCCATTGGCGAAGAGCGTTTCTGAAGAGACCAGCATGTTCTTGCCTTACTCTAATTGTCCTAACTACATGGCTAATACTCAGTCATCCAAGGCAAGAGTGGTAAGGTCTCGCAGTGCTCCGAAACAAAGATCTGAGGTCAAGAAAAGGGTTCCACTTGAGGAAATAATGGCCACAAGAAATAGCTTAAGTTCTGTTAGAATGCATTGGTAA